The genomic interval GCGACGCCCGCGTTATCTGCGGGCTCTCCGGCGGCGTTGACTCCGCCGTTGCAGCGGCGCTCGTCCAGCGGGCCGTCGGCGACCAGCTGACCTGTGTTTTTGTGGACCACGGCCTGCTGCGCGAAGGCGAAGCCGAGCAGGTGGAACGCGACTTCGTGGCCGCCACCGGCGTCAAGCTGTATGTAGCCAACGAGCAGGAGCGCTTCCTGTCCGCCCTGGCCGGCGTCAGCGATCCGGAAACCAAGCGCAAGATCATCGGCCGCGAGTTCATCCGCGCGTTTGAAGAGGCTGAGCTGGCCATCATCGCCGAGGCCGCGGCCCATGGCGAGAAGATCAAGTTCCTGGTCCAGGGCACGCTGTACCCGGACGTCGTCGAATCCGGCGGCGGCGAAGGTGCTGCGAACATCAAAAGCCATCACAATGTCGGCGGCCTTCCCGAGGACCTGCAGTTCGAACTGGTGGAACCGCTCCGGGCACTGTTCAAGGACGAGGTCCGTGCCGTGGGCGCCCAGCTGGGCCTGCCGCAGGAAATCGTCGGCCGCCAGCCGTTCCCCGGCCCCGGCCTGGGAATCCGCATCGTCGGCGACATCACCCAGGAGCGACTGAACCTGCTCCGCAAGGCGGACGCCATCGCGCGTGCCGAGCTGACCGCGGCCGGGCTGGACAACGAGGTGTGGCAGATGCCTGTGGTCCTGCTGGCCGACGTCCGCAGTGTGGGCGTCATGGGTGACGGCCGCACTTACGGCCACCCGATTGTGCTCCGCCCCGTTTCGTCGGAGGACGCCATGACGGCGGACTGGTCCCGCCTGCCGTACGATCTCCTGGCCCGGATTTCGAACCGGATCACTAACGAGGTGGAAGGCGTCAACCGCGTGGTGCTGGACGTGACCAGCAAGCCGCCGGGAACCATCGAGTGGGAATAACAGTGTGAGTGGCCGGTCTCCGTCAGCGGAGGCCGGCCATTGCTGTCATCCGTTGAAATCCGCCGCAATTTGGCCTGATCCAGTGTTGCGGTCTCTCATCCCGGCTCCTTTGCGGCTACGCTCGAAAGTATGCCGGTATGGTCCAGGGCGTCACGTGCAAACGCAGAAAAGAAGGCAGTAGTGTCAGTTGGTCAAGGCCACGCGGAGGGTTCTGAGGAGCTCGGAAAATGGCTGTCCGGGCTTAAACCCGTCACCGGGGCAGACACCATGCTGCGTTTCACCAAGACCCCCGAAGGGTCCATTGACCTGACCCATGCGCACCCGTCCGGTCTGGCCCAGCTCATGGCCGGCCGCCGCACACGGTTGTCCACACTCATCCGCGACCACCAGCAGTACGTCGTCGCGGCCCGGGCATCGCGGAACATCCGCTCGAAAATCTTCGAACTCGGTAATGACCGTGGCATAGATGCCGGTTACCTTTCCGCAGGCACCGTTGTGTGGACCTCCGCTGTTGGCGGCAAACCCCAGCGGGTTTCCGCGCCGGTGATGCTCACCGCAATCTCGCTCACGGTCCGCCCGGGTGAGGACGACTACGAACTGCAGCTCACCGAGCAGGCCAACATCAACCCGGCCCTGGTCCGGCACCTGAAGACCATCCATGGCATTGTTTTTGACGTCAACGCCGTGACTCGCCTCGCGTACAGCACCGCACGCTTCGATCCCCAACCTGTCCTGGATAAGCTCGCAACCCTCATCCGGCCCATCCATGGCGCCGAGGCCCAGCACAATTTGCTGGTGTCCACTTTTGCGGACCTCTCCGGCAACCTGGACGATCCCTGGATCAATGAGGGCAACCCGCTGGTCGCCGCCCTGGCCAAGGCGGCCAGCGGTGAAGTCATTGATGTACCTGCGCCGGACCCCTCCCGCTTCCCGAGCGTGGACGCGCGCCACCCGGACGACGAACTCCTCCTCCTCGACGCCGATCCGGACCAGCAGTACGTCATTGATGCCGCCCGCGCAGGAGACTCGCTGGTGGTTAGCAGCCCGCCGGGCACGGGACAGACCCAGACGGCCATCAACACCATCGGTGCACTGGTGGACGCTGGGCGGTCAGTCCTGGTGGTGGGTGACCGCCGGGCCAGCCTGAATGAAGTATCGGCACAACTGGAATCGCTTGGACTTGAATCCATCCTGTTCCAGCTCTCCGGCACAGCCACACCCCAGCAGCTCAAGGCCCAGCTCGTGCGGGCCATCGTACGGAACGAGAAGTCACTCGAACCGCAGCTGGGGAACCTCCACCGGACCCTCACCGAGCACCGGCACGCCCTGATGGACCACGTAGCGTCCCTGCATAACGTGCGCCAGCGCTGGGGCTGCTCGCCGTATCAGGCCATGCAATCACTGGCCGAGCTGACCTCCATCCACCCCGCCCCCGCCACCACCGTGCGGCTCAAGCGCAGTGTGCTGGACAGCATCCGCGACCGCAACGAGCTCGCCGGGAGGCTTCGCCGCGCTGCGGAGCTTGGCAGCTTCAGCCGCGCCTCCACTACCAGCCCGTGGCACGGCGCCCGGCTGCTCACCCGCAAGGAGACCGAGGAGGCCCAGGAACTCGCCCGGTCAGTGGCCAGGAACCTTCCTGTCCTGCGCGACCGGATGAACAGCGTGGCCGAACATGCCGAAATCCGGCTTGGCACGTCCTTCTCGGAGTGGGGAGAGCAGCTCGAACTCCTCATGGCTGTCCGCGAAAGCCTCGACAAGTTCACACCGGACATCTTCGACAGGCCGGTCAACGACCTCATCTCCGCCACGGCGTCCTCCGCCTGGCGCCGGGAGCGGAATGTCGACATGGCCTCAATGCAGCGTTCCCGCCTGCGCCGCGTCGCGAAGGAGTACGTCCGTCCGGGCGTCCACATCACCGATCTCCACAGCTCGCTGGTGCTGGTGCAGGACCAGCGTGCCCTCTGGTCCGGCTACGCCACCTCGCAGCGCCATCCGGCCGTCCCCTCGGGCCTTGCCGAAATGAACGTGATGTACCGGTCCCTGGACCGGGAGCTGACCCAGCTGGGGGAAGCCCTCCGGCACACGCAGGCCGGCGGTTCGCTGGCCACGGCCCCCTATGAGGAACTCATGGAGCGGCTGGAGCGGCTCGTGGCCGACACCCACACGCTGAAAACGCTGCCCGAGCGCACGCTGCTTGTGGAAAACATGCGCGAGCACGGCCTGGGGGAGCTCCTCGCAGATCTTGCGGAGCGGGAGGTTCCCGCAGAGTCCGTCGCAGCCGAGCTTGAGCTGGCCTGGTGGCAGTCCGCGCTGGAAGCGATGATCAGCGGCGACGATTACCTGGCCATGTCTGACGGAGACGCACTCCGGCAGCTTGAGGCCGAATACCGGCTCGCGGACAACGCCCATATTGCCAGCGGCGCGGCGCGCCTGCGCTGGGACCTGTCCGAACGGTGGCGGGCCGCGCTTGCGGAACACCCGCGCCAGGCCCAACTCCTCAGGAGCCTGCTCAAGGACGGCCGGGTTACCCTCGCCGCGCTGACGGCCCAGGCCGCCGAGCTGGTCCCCATGCTGGTGCCGGTCTGGTCAGTCAGCCCTTACCTCATGACCGGGCTCCTGCCGGCCGAACAGCGCTTCGACGCCGTGGTCATCCTGGACGCCGAAGCGACGTCGCTGCAGGCCGTCCTGCCCGCCATCGCACGCGCCAGGCAGGTCATCGCTTTCGGTGATGCCAAGATTGCCAGCCCCCGGACGTTCACCGTGGGTGTTGAGCGGCTGGCCGCCGGTGAAGCGGCCCACCAACGCGTCGAAAGCGCGTTTTCGGCGCTGTCTGCCATCCTGCCTGTCTGGCGGATGAATTTTGTCTACCGCGCGGTTGACGAGGACCTGGTCCTGCAGCTGAGCAAGAACTCGTACGACGGCGCCCTCCGCAGGCTCCCCGAGGGACAGTCCGCCACGGGCCTGGATAGGGCGCTCCTGGTGGAGTACCTTCCCGACGGCACCGGATTGCCCAGTGCCGACCACGAAGGCGTCGAATCCGTAGTGGCCGAGGTTAACCGGGTGGTGCAGCTGGTCTTTGAGCACGCCCGGACACGGCCGCGCACGTCGCTGGCAGTGGTCACCGCCAGCCTGCGCCATGCTGCCCGGATCGGTGAGTCCATCCGTCTTCAGCTGCCGAACCACCCGGGGCTGGCCAGCTACTTCAGCGCCGGGTCCGAGTCGTTCCGGGTGGTTGACCTTGAGCGGGCGCAGGGCCTGGTCCGTGACCACGTGATCTTCTCGCCCGGTTTCGGCCGTACTCCGCACGGCCGGGCACTGCACAACTTCGGACCACTGTCCGCTGAGGGCGGGCGGGAAAAATTCGCTTTGGCCATGACCCGTGCCCGCCGTTCGCTCCACGTGCTGACGTGTTTCCAGCCCGAAGACCTCGATCACACGCGGCTGTCCTACGGCGCGGTGGACTTCTATGAGCTCCTGAACCGTGAGATTGCGGGAAAGACTGATCTCGGAACTCCGGCCTCGCGTGCCGCCGCCAGTGAGCAGGCGCTTGGGGCCGATCCCCTCGTCGCCGATCTTGGTGACCGGCTGCGTGCCCGCGGTGCCCGCGTCTGGCACCAGTACGACGGCGTGATTGACGTGGTGGCCGCAGCAGACCCGCTCAGCACCATGGGTCAGGACGACGCCGAGATTCCGCGGCCGGTGGCCATCGAATCGGATGGCACGGAGCAGTACCGCACCATGAGTGTCCGTGAGCGGAGCCGGCTCCGTCCGCAGTTGCTGGAACGGATGGGCTGGCGGTACCTGCCGCTGTGGACCATCGAAGTCTTCACGGACCCGTCCGCCTGTGCGGACCGGATCGCGGGTTACCTGGGCCTTGAGAATGTCCTGCCGCCCGGACGCGGCACGGCCTCGGGTGGGTTCTTTGACGAGGACATGGACCCGCTCGCGCTTGCGAGCGAAGGAAACGACAGGAACGACGACCAGGCCGGACGCCTGGCCAGTGAGGAGGCGGTTGTTGTGACCCCACGGAACGCCGATCAGGCAGATACGCACGGTAACGACCAGGCGGACGCCGCACGAAACGGGAACGCGGCTGTGCCGGAGCGCCAGCTGCCTGGGGCCACGGGCATCCTGCCCAACAAGGCTGCGGAGGATGACCCGAAGCGCTGGGGCGATGGCCCTGACAACGATCACGACGCATGGCTGAAGGAAAACAAGCCGCCGCACTGGGGCTGACCTCCTGGCTGCAGCGGCGTCACCCGGCACCGCCCTGGGGACCCACCAGGACGAAGAACAGCTTGCCCTGTGTGGAGGCCCCCGCCAGCCGGGCAGCCTGCTCCGGGGCTGCTGCCACGACGATCAGCCCGTCGGTTTCGCCGGTGCCCAACCACTGACCAGTCTTGCCGCCTTGTCCTGACGTCCACAGGACGGGAACGGATGAAGCCAGCACTTCTGAGGGGGATTGCTGGTCGTAGCCGTTCGCCCCGGTCAGGACCACGTTGACCAGTTGCCCGGGCGATACCAGCTGGATGGAGGAGGGATCGGCCATCCTCAAGGGCACGGCTGCGGACCCCGGTGGCGTTCCGGTCAGGAGGCCGGGACCCAGCAGCAGGGAGTCCGTCACCAGTTGGCCCGTCCGCAATGGGGCTGCCAGTTGCTTTCCCGCAGCGTCACTGGTGTCGGACATCGACCCGGAAGTGAGCATCCCCGGCGGGATCTTGACTGCCGTCAGGTCCGTGGCTGTCAGGGCCGTGCCTGCGGGGAGATCCCGCGCCGCCGCCAACACCGAGACCGTATCGGCGGGCGGGGGAGTGAGCTGATGGACCGTGATCCCGGCAGCAAGGCAGAGCAGGAGCGCTATTGCGAGGCGCCGGTTCCGGCCCAGCCAGGACAACAGCCTGTGGCCGGGCGCGCCCTGGGTGCGTGCTGACGGGAGCGGGCGGCGGGCCGGGCGTCCCGGCGGGGCGGATCCGCGGCTGGAACGAAAGAGGGTAGCGGGCATACGGACCACGCTACGTACCGGCAACCACGTCCGACAGAAGCGAAGGTGCCTATGTGGACAACGGTGCCGCCGGCGTCGTACGTCTTTTTAGACCGGAAGTCAGCTGGCGGCAGCGGCGGTGGCAGGGGCCGGCGCCGGTGCGGCCGCGGCAGGGGCAGCCGAAACGGTGCTTCCCTTGGCATCCCGGGAGTCGGTCCGGTAGAAACCGGAGCCCTTGAAGACCACACCCACGCTGTTGAACTTCTTGCGCAAGGCGCCCTGGCACTCCGGGCATGCAGTCAGGGTGCTGTCGGTAAACGACTGGAAAACGTCGAAGGCGTGGCCGCAATCCTTGCAGGCGTAAGCATAAGTGGGCACTGGTGATCCTCCTCGGGGGCAAACGAGAGGTCCTGTACTGCGTTGAGCGGAAACCGTCCATTAGCAGTCGCAGGGCCTGAGTGCCAATTCTATCACCCTCGGAAAGTAGCCCTCCCTCAGGCCGGGTCCGGCAGCCGGATCAAACCTGAGGGTGTGAGCGCGGCCGGAACCCTCCGGTCGAAGTCTTCGGCGGGAATGCTTCCGGCCGGAAGCAGCTCGGATTCGAAGACGACGGCAGCAAACGGGATCTCAAGGCCGTCCCCGGCGAGGGACCCCAGCAGAACGTCGTAGTAGCCGCCGCCCTGGCCGATGCGGTTGCCGTCCCTGTCCACGGCCGTGGCGGGGATGAAGAGGGCAGCAACGGACGCCATGATGCCGAGGTCAAGGCGAGGTCCAGCAGGTTCCAGCACCGGTGCATAGCGGCTGCGGACAAACTCGACGCCGGGGGTCCAGTACGTCCAGCTCAGCCTGCGGCCGGGTTCACAGACAGGGAGCAGGATGGTGTGGCCGCGGCGCTGGAGTTCGCTGATCAGGGGCAGCGTAGGCGGCTCTGGGGCCACGCCCAGGTAGGCACAAAAGGTCGACGGCGTCCCACCGGTGAGCTGTTCAGCCCAAGCAACGCCGTGGACGGCCAAAGCGGCGCCCGCCGCGTCCCGTTGCGTGGGTTCCGTCGCGGCGCGGCGCGCACGATGCTGTGCGCGGATGTCCGCCTTGGCTTCGCTGCTTCCTTGGGACATGCCGCTCCTTCTCTGCCGTTAGGGTGGCCGTTGCAGCGTCTGCGCCGCGCCGGCTCAGGAGCCACCAATAATTACTGAATGGTCAGCCCCTCCGTTAGATTAGTCCAGTGACTACCACTCAGCAGACAGTACGCAAGGCCGTTATTCCCGCTGCCGGACTCGGCACCAGGTTCCTGCCGGCCACAAAAGCCATGCCCAAGGAAATGCTCCCGGTTGTGGACAAGCCGGCCATCCAGTACGTGGTTGAAGAGGCTGTCAATGTTGGCCTTAACGACATCCTGATGATCACGGGACGCAACAAGCGTGCCCTGGAGGACCACTTCGACAGGGTTCCTTCGTTGGAGGACACCCTGGAAGCCAAGGGCGATCTGGCGAAGCTTGAGTCTATCCAGGCAGCCAGCAACCTCGGTGACATCCACTACGTCCGCCAGGGTGACCCCAACGGCCTGGGCCACGCAGTACTGCGTGCAAAGCAGCACGTCGGCAACGAACCGTTTGCCGTGCTCCTCGGCGATGACCTGATCGATGCCCGGGACGAACTCCTCAGCACCATGATCGAAGTCCAGTCCAAGACCGGCGGATCGGTGGTGGCCCTCATTGAGGTGGAACCCTCCCAGATCAGTGCCTACGGATGTGCCGACGTGCAGGAGATCGCCGGTGAAGACTACGTCAGGATCAACAAGCTCGTCGAAAAGCCCAGCGTGGACGAGGCGCCCTCAAACCTGGCCGTCATCGGCCGCTACGTCCTCCACCCCGCAGTTTTTGATGTACTCGAGCACACCGGCCCCGGCAGGGGCGGGGAAATCCAGCTGACCGACGCCCTGCAGGAACTGGCAGCCGGCGAAGGTGACGGCTACGGAGTTTACGGCGTGGTCTTCCGCGGCCGCCGCTACGACACCGGTGACAAGCTCAGCTACCTCAAGGCCTGCGTGCAGCTCGCCATTGACAGCGACGACCTCGGCCCCGGCCTGCGGGAGTGGCTGCCGGGCTTCACGGCCAGCCTCGCTAAATAGCTGCCGTGCGCCCCGGACCCATCTGGCCCGTAACACTCGAATGCGGCGACCTGCTCCTGCGCCCCATCCGGTACCGGGACAAGAAGGAATGGACCCACGTCCGGGGGCGCAACAGCGAGTGGCTGGCGCCCTGGGAAGCATCCAACCCGGCACCCGGAGGTGCGCTGCCTGATTACCGGCAGATGGTGCGGTCCTTGAAGATCCAGGCCGCCCAGGGGACGGCCCTGCCGTTCCTGATCACTGAGCGCACACCCAGGTTGGCCGCCCCGGTCATCGTTGGCCAGCTGACTGTGTCCTCGATTGTGTGGGGTTCGGCCATGATGGCGACACTGGGGTACTGGGTTGACCAGTCGCGCGCGGGTCACGGCATCGCACCCACGGCGGTGGCCATGGCCACTGACCATTGTTTCCAAGCCCTGGGCCTGCACCGGATGGAAATCAACATCCGGCCCGAGAATGGCCCCAGCCTGCGCGTGGTTGAGAAGCTGGGATTCCGCGACGAAGGCTACCGTCCACGCTTCCTTCACATCAACGGGGAGTGGGCGGACCACCGGTCCTTCGCGCTGACCGCTGACGAGGTCCCGGAGGGGCTGCTCGCCCCGTGGCTCGCGTCCCGGTCCTGACCCGCCGGACCTGAACCGGCCATGGGTACTCCCAAGGTCATAAATCCAATGAATTGCCACGTTGCCGGCGACACACCGTGGCTAATGCGGGGGCGGCTGCCCTAATGCTCATACGGTTTTGATTGTGGACTTCCCCCTAAGCAGCTCAGTGATCCTTGTGGTTGCCGTTGTGCTCTGGATCGTATGGGTTGCGCCCTACGTTCTGCGGAACCGCCGGCACCAGGCCCAGGCCGCTGGCGACTTCCTTTCGGAAGTGCCAGCCATTGAATCATCGGACCCGAGAGCCGGGACGGTATTGAACATCGCCGCCCAGCAGGAGAAAGCCATGGAGATCAGGAAGAGCCCCGAAACCGCCACGGAAACGTCCCGCAATGCGACGACGCGCGGTACGTTCCGGATCCGCTATGGCAGGACAGGGATCGCCCTCGTTGGTGTCCTGGCGTTGCTGACCGCGTTTGTTTCGGGTGTTCTCCTGCCGTTCGGAATCGGAAGCGCCCTGCTGCCGGTCACCGGCCTTGCAGTTACGGTTGCGTCTGTGGCCCTGCTCCGCTCCCTGGCAGTTCGGGACCGCAAAGCAAAGGTGAACGCCGCGTTCCGCTCAGCGATGAGTGCCCCCGTGCGGCGTCAGGGATCTATCGCCACGGACACCGCGGCGCGTCCGGCAGCCCGGCTGGAAAGCCGGCTCTTTGATGCAGAGGCCCACCAGCCCAAGCCGAAGCCTAAGCCCCTTACCGCGATGGAGCTCCGGGAAGCCGCACTGGCTGTTGCGGTAGCCGCCGGAGATGCCAGCGCCGCCGCCGCTTCGCTGGCGCCGGCCGTCACAACCTGGGAACCGGTGGACGTGCCAAGGCCGGTGTACGTTGAGGCTGCCAAGGCCGAGCGTCCGGCGCCCCAGCCGCTTGACCTTCCCGAGGCGCCCAAAGCCGTCGGTAAGCCGTCCCTGAAGCAGGGCGTTCCCGCAGCCGCGCCCGGCGCGCCCGCCGCCAAACCCCTCACCAAGGCGCAGAGCGCCCTGAGCAACCTCGACGACGTCCTGCAGCGCCGCCGCGCCTGATACCTCACCGGGTTCGCCCGAAGCAGACCCAACCGCCCATCAGTCCGGGCGCGGAGTGTCAATTCGCAATGCGGGACGAAAATTTGTAGCCTAAGGTCACCGGTACCGCCGTTCCTTCCCAGGGACCCAGACTGTTCCGGGGCTATAGCTCAGTTGGTAGAGCGCTTCGTTCGCATCGAAGAGGTCAGGAGTTCGAATCTCCTTAGCTCCACACATCATCTGTCTGGCCAGAACTGTGTTTCGCAGGCCCGCAGCTAGCTAGCACTGGATTGGACACCATCAATGAGTTTGATCCGGCTGAACGACGTCAACGTGAGCTTTGACAAAACCCAGGTTCTCCGCGAAGCCTTTTTCAAGCTTGAAGCCGGGGACAGGGTCGGCCTGATCGGCAAGAACGGTTCGGGCAAGTCCACCATCCTGAAGCTGATCCAGGGCCAGGTGGCTCCTGATTCCGGGACCGTCGCCGTCGAGCTCGGAACCAAGGCCGCCTACTTCTCCCAGTTCTCGGAGCTGAACGGCGAATCCACCATCGCGGAGGTCCTGGACGGGCTGTTCGCCCATGTGAAGGAGATCGAAGCCGAGCTCGCAGGCATCGACGCGGCCATCGCCGCCGACTCCTCGGACGCAGCACGGCTGGATGAACTGATCCACCGCCAGTCCGAACTCTTTGAGGCGATGGACAGGCTGGATGGCTGGGACTACCAGCGCAGCATCGACAAAGTGCTCACCACCCTCGGCTTCAGCGACCACCACCGCACCTGCGCCATCGATGAACTCTCCGGCGGCTGGCGGAACCGGGCAGCGCTGGCAAAGATCCTGCTGGAAGCCCCGGATGTCCTCCTGCTTGATGAACCCACCAACTACCTTGACGTGGCCGGCGTCGAATGGCTGGAAGGCTGGTTCCGGACCTTCAAAGGCGCTGCGATCATCGTCTCGCACGACCGGAAGTTCCTGGACTCCGTTGTCACCCGGATCATCGAAGTGGAGAACTTCCACCTCCACGAATACCCGGGCAACTTCGCCGAATACGTGGTGGCGAAGCAGTTCAAGCTCAAGAGCCTGGAGAGCCAGTTCGTTCACGAGTCCGAGCTGCTGGCCTTCGAGGCCGAAGGCATCTCCGACCGGCGGGAAGCGGCCAAGGCGGCAGGCAAGGGACTGGCAAACCAGCTGGCCAGGATCAAGAAGTCCCGGGCGCCCCGGCCCGTGGACCAGATCATCACGGAGATATACGGCGGCCTGTACGTCAAGGATGTCCTGTGCCGGGTGGAGTCCCTGAGCAAGGCCTACGGCGGCCGGACGCTGTTCAGCGGCCTCAGTTTCGAGATCGGGCGCGGTAACCGC from Pseudarthrobacter sp. SSS035 carries:
- the guaA gene encoding glutamine-hydrolyzing GMP synthase gives rise to the protein MTTPTASQTSQKPVLVVDYGAQYAQLIARRVREANVYSEVVPHTFTTEQLLAKDPAAIILSGGPSSVYADGAPSVGADLFEAGIPVFGICYGFQAMANALGGKVDKTGLREYGSTQTTILGEGRSVLEGMPQDQNTWMSHGDSVHEAPEGFEVLATTAGAEVAAFANEEKALYGVQWHPEVKHSAYGQQVLENFLFKGAKLEPNWTTGNILEEQVDRIRKQIGDARVICGLSGGVDSAVAAALVQRAVGDQLTCVFVDHGLLREGEAEQVERDFVAATGVKLYVANEQERFLSALAGVSDPETKRKIIGREFIRAFEEAELAIIAEAAAHGEKIKFLVQGTLYPDVVESGGGEGAANIKSHHNVGGLPEDLQFELVEPLRALFKDEVRAVGAQLGLPQEIVGRQPFPGPGLGIRIVGDITQERLNLLRKADAIARAELTAAGLDNEVWQMPVVLLADVRSVGVMGDGRTYGHPIVLRPVSSEDAMTADWSRLPYDLLARISNRITNEVEGVNRVVLDVTSKPPGTIEWE
- a CDS encoding AAA family ATPase; protein product: MPVWSRASRANAEKKAVVSVGQGHAEGSEELGKWLSGLKPVTGADTMLRFTKTPEGSIDLTHAHPSGLAQLMAGRRTRLSTLIRDHQQYVVAARASRNIRSKIFELGNDRGIDAGYLSAGTVVWTSAVGGKPQRVSAPVMLTAISLTVRPGEDDYELQLTEQANINPALVRHLKTIHGIVFDVNAVTRLAYSTARFDPQPVLDKLATLIRPIHGAEAQHNLLVSTFADLSGNLDDPWINEGNPLVAALAKAASGEVIDVPAPDPSRFPSVDARHPDDELLLLDADPDQQYVIDAARAGDSLVVSSPPGTGQTQTAINTIGALVDAGRSVLVVGDRRASLNEVSAQLESLGLESILFQLSGTATPQQLKAQLVRAIVRNEKSLEPQLGNLHRTLTEHRHALMDHVASLHNVRQRWGCSPYQAMQSLAELTSIHPAPATTVRLKRSVLDSIRDRNELAGRLRRAAELGSFSRASTTSPWHGARLLTRKETEEAQELARSVARNLPVLRDRMNSVAEHAEIRLGTSFSEWGEQLELLMAVRESLDKFTPDIFDRPVNDLISATASSAWRRERNVDMASMQRSRLRRVAKEYVRPGVHITDLHSSLVLVQDQRALWSGYATSQRHPAVPSGLAEMNVMYRSLDRELTQLGEALRHTQAGGSLATAPYEELMERLERLVADTHTLKTLPERTLLVENMREHGLGELLADLAEREVPAESVAAELELAWWQSALEAMISGDDYLAMSDGDALRQLEAEYRLADNAHIASGAARLRWDLSERWRAALAEHPRQAQLLRSLLKDGRVTLAALTAQAAELVPMLVPVWSVSPYLMTGLLPAEQRFDAVVILDAEATSLQAVLPAIARARQVIAFGDAKIASPRTFTVGVERLAAGEAAHQRVESAFSALSAILPVWRMNFVYRAVDEDLVLQLSKNSYDGALRRLPEGQSATGLDRALLVEYLPDGTGLPSADHEGVESVVAEVNRVVQLVFEHARTRPRTSLAVVTASLRHAARIGESIRLQLPNHPGLASYFSAGSESFRVVDLERAQGLVRDHVIFSPGFGRTPHGRALHNFGPLSAEGGREKFALAMTRARRSLHVLTCFQPEDLDHTRLSYGAVDFYELLNREIAGKTDLGTPASRAAASEQALGADPLVADLGDRLRARGARVWHQYDGVIDVVAAADPLSTMGQDDAEIPRPVAIESDGTEQYRTMSVRERSRLRPQLLERMGWRYLPLWTIEVFTDPSACADRIAGYLGLENVLPPGRGTASGGFFDEDMDPLALASEGNDRNDDQAGRLASEEAVVVTPRNADQADTHGNDQADAARNGNAAVPERQLPGATGILPNKAAEDDPKRWGDGPDNDHDAWLKENKPPHWG
- the cpaB gene encoding Flp pilus assembly protein CpaB; the protein is MPATLFRSSRGSAPPGRPARRPLPSARTQGAPGHRLLSWLGRNRRLAIALLLCLAAGITVHQLTPPPADTVSVLAAARDLPAGTALTATDLTAVKIPPGMLTSGSMSDTSDAAGKQLAAPLRTGQLVTDSLLLGPGLLTGTPPGSAAVPLRMADPSSIQLVSPGQLVNVVLTGANGYDQQSPSEVLASSVPVLWTSGQGGKTGQWLGTGETDGLIVVAAAPEQAARLAGASTQGKLFFVLVGPQGGAG
- a CDS encoding FmdB family zinc ribbon protein, encoding MPTYAYACKDCGHAFDVFQSFTDSTLTACPECQGALRKKFNSVGVVFKGSGFYRTDSRDAKGSTVSAAPAAAAPAPAPATAAAAS
- a CDS encoding 5-formyltetrahydrofolate cyclo-ligase; its protein translation is MSQGSSEAKADIRAQHRARRAATEPTQRDAAGAALAVHGVAWAEQLTGGTPSTFCAYLGVAPEPPTLPLISELQRRGHTILLPVCEPGRRLSWTYWTPGVEFVRSRYAPVLEPAGPRLDLGIMASVAALFIPATAVDRDGNRIGQGGGYYDVLLGSLAGDGLEIPFAAVVFESELLPAGSIPAEDFDRRVPAALTPSGLIRLPDPA
- the galU gene encoding UTP--glucose-1-phosphate uridylyltransferase GalU, which encodes MTTTQQTVRKAVIPAAGLGTRFLPATKAMPKEMLPVVDKPAIQYVVEEAVNVGLNDILMITGRNKRALEDHFDRVPSLEDTLEAKGDLAKLESIQAASNLGDIHYVRQGDPNGLGHAVLRAKQHVGNEPFAVLLGDDLIDARDELLSTMIEVQSKTGGSVVALIEVEPSQISAYGCADVQEIAGEDYVRINKLVEKPSVDEAPSNLAVIGRYVLHPAVFDVLEHTGPGRGGEIQLTDALQELAAGEGDGYGVYGVVFRGRRYDTGDKLSYLKACVQLAIDSDDLGPGLREWLPGFTASLAK
- a CDS encoding GNAT family N-acetyltransferase — its product is MRPGPIWPVTLECGDLLLRPIRYRDKKEWTHVRGRNSEWLAPWEASNPAPGGALPDYRQMVRSLKIQAAQGTALPFLITERTPRLAAPVIVGQLTVSSIVWGSAMMATLGYWVDQSRAGHGIAPTAVAMATDHCFQALGLHRMEINIRPENGPSLRVVEKLGFRDEGYRPRFLHINGEWADHRSFALTADEVPEGLLAPWLASRS
- a CDS encoding ABC-F family ATP-binding cassette domain-containing protein, with the protein product MSLIRLNDVNVSFDKTQVLREAFFKLEAGDRVGLIGKNGSGKSTILKLIQGQVAPDSGTVAVELGTKAAYFSQFSELNGESTIAEVLDGLFAHVKEIEAELAGIDAAIAADSSDAARLDELIHRQSELFEAMDRLDGWDYQRSIDKVLTTLGFSDHHRTCAIDELSGGWRNRAALAKILLEAPDVLLLDEPTNYLDVAGVEWLEGWFRTFKGAAIIVSHDRKFLDSVVTRIIEVENFHLHEYPGNFAEYVVAKQFKLKSLESQFVHESELLAFEAEGISDRREAAKAAGKGLANQLARIKKSRAPRPVDQIITEIYGGLYVKDVLCRVESLSKAYGGRTLFSGLSFEIGRGNRIAVVGSNGSGKTTLLRALTGEEPADSGSVAWAKGAGMVSYNQVLEELDDDDTVTHAVNAMPDSLALTATKKSVNRFLAMFQFSEADLKQKIGNLSGGQRARVAMAQCLLSGASVLLLDEPTNHLDLSSTQVMERALLHFPGAVVVVSHDRFFTDKIANRRLVFSAADSGHGSVELHVA